The following proteins come from a genomic window of Odocoileus virginianus isolate 20LAN1187 ecotype Illinois unplaced genomic scaffold, Ovbor_1.2 Unplaced_Scaffold_45, whole genome shotgun sequence:
- the LOC110149933 gene encoding upstream-binding factor 1-like protein 1, with amino-acid sequence MAMPKRQDDWSKEDIVQLLECMEKNIPSSGGHTFKTAQSVMDWEKVAFKDFSGEMCKLKWLEVSHKVRKFRTLKELVLEAKENVSNPSKKPKKTQKTQESTRKHKKHAYLFKKSLTAYRHISQVMRSQYIQKHPKISNQELTRGLSEEHRKVPEQLRVKHTQDLEKEKKDFREKIALFREQHRDLVSNPTKSGVPRRSEMKVPEKFQETVQKVKSPQEKSLPMMWKLHGEPKKPPMNGYHKFHQDLWSSRELKVVPRGSAWWRSVDAGSGSPRTRRSFIRSRRRNCRHSTRWTLISGSGLCLLKNMLLTERRPVLSVRT; translated from the coding sequence ATGGCGATGCCTAAACGCCAAGATGACTGGTCCAAGGAAGACATTGTGCAGTTACTGGAATGTATGGAGAAAAACATTCCATCCAGTGGCGGGCACACGTTCAAAACAGCCCAGTCAGTGATGGACTGGGAAAAAGtagcttttaaagatttttctgggGAAATGTGCAAACTCAAATGGTTAGAGGTTTCCCATAAGGTGAGAAAGTTTCGCACGCTGAAAGAATTAGTCCTGGAAGCTAAGGAAAATGTTAGCAATCCTTCCAAAAAAcccaagaaaacacagaaaacacaAGAAAGCACCAGAAAACACAAGAAACATGCTTATTTGTTCAAGAAGTCCCTGACAGCTTACCGCCACATTTCCCAAGTGATGCGATCCCAGTACATCCAAAAACACCCCAAGATAAGCAACCAGGAGCTGACCAGAGGTCTGTCTGAGGAACACAGGAAGGTGCCTGAGCAGCTGAGGGTGAAACATACTCAGgatcttgagaaagagaaaaaggattttAGGGAGAAAATAGCTCTGTTCAGAGAACAGCACCGTGATTTAGTCTCAAACCCCACGAAATCTGGTGTCCCCCgaagaagtgaaatgaaagtgccAGAGAAGTTTCAGGAGACTGTTCAAAAAGTGAAGTCTCCCCAAGAAAAAAGTTTACCCATGATGTGGAAATTACATGGAGAGCCCAAGAAGCCCCCGATGAATGGCTATCACAAGTTCCACCAGGATCTCTGGTCGAGCAGGGAGCTGAAAGTGGTGCCCCGAGGGAGCGCATGGTGGAGATCAGTAGACGCTGGCAGCGGGTCCCCCAGGACCAGAAGGAGCTTTATAAGAAGCAGGCGGAGGAACTGCAGACACAGTACAAGGTGGACCTTGATCTCTGGCTCAGGACTCTGTCTCCTGAAGAATATGCTGCTTACAGAGAGGCGACCTGTGCTAAGCGTAAGAACATGA